The following proteins are encoded in a genomic region of Acidobacteriota bacterium:
- a CDS encoding protein kinase produces the protein MRECPKCELCYPDEILACPGDQTATKHSLPGSQVLAGRYLLESRLGRGAMGQVYLAKDTKFATKKLAVKTVRQDLLSSEDLQEGEAIARFEREAQAAASIQHPNTVSVSDFGETPEGIFYLVMEYVEGETLHKLLRREGTLPVKRAVRLLRQIADGVDAAHDLNILHRDLKPANIFIMQKGKGGDGFVKVGDFGLAKIVNQTVTDATSNATPSSRGIIGTPEFMSPEQMQPEVGVDKRADLYALGTIAYLMLGGKTPFTGDLMQLVMQKIMHKPAPLSSLRSDVPADVDRIVMRSLEIDPKDRPDTVAEWIAELEEAADDISENKRSGGSRLVVMAPNGSEVYVNDERKASVGSSGRVVLSDIPVGQHILRVSKAGERDDERLIEIQAGGNEQVIQAQLRTLHGSSSQPSSSQGSSSGSPASSLMPAIVACSNCNSRFADGVKFCGRCGGGSFIIVSPGDTQSSFPCPRCSARLPEFSRFCGRCGLNITPAMIPASRPAVGFTSQFQPSSPTQAERLCRRCGSDYPAHIKFCGKCGISL, from the coding sequence ATGAGAGAATGTCCGAAATGTGAGCTTTGTTACCCTGACGAGATACTGGCCTGTCCAGGCGATCAAACGGCGACAAAGCACTCTTTGCCCGGAAGCCAGGTCCTGGCCGGGCGTTACCTGCTCGAGAGCCGGCTCGGCCGCGGTGCGATGGGACAGGTCTATCTCGCAAAGGACACAAAGTTCGCAACAAAAAAGCTTGCCGTCAAGACCGTTCGTCAGGATCTGTTGAGCAGCGAGGACCTGCAGGAAGGCGAAGCGATCGCACGGTTCGAACGCGAGGCTCAGGCCGCCGCGTCGATCCAGCATCCGAATACAGTGAGCGTCAGTGACTTTGGGGAAACCCCGGAGGGCATTTTCTACCTTGTGATGGAATACGTCGAGGGCGAGACGCTGCACAAGCTACTCCGCCGCGAGGGAACTTTGCCGGTAAAGCGAGCAGTCAGGTTGCTTCGGCAGATCGCTGACGGCGTTGATGCTGCACACGACCTCAATATCCTCCACCGCGATCTCAAGCCCGCCAATATTTTCATCATGCAAAAGGGTAAGGGTGGCGACGGTTTTGTAAAGGTCGGGGACTTTGGCCTCGCAAAGATCGTGAATCAAACCGTTACTGACGCTACGTCAAACGCGACGCCATCGTCACGCGGTATCATTGGCACGCCCGAATTCATGTCACCCGAACAAATGCAGCCCGAGGTCGGAGTAGATAAGCGTGCGGATCTTTACGCTCTCGGTACTATCGCTTACCTTATGCTCGGCGGCAAAACGCCGTTCACAGGCGATCTTATGCAGCTTGTTATGCAGAAGATCATGCATAAGCCGGCACCGCTTTCGTCACTCCGATCCGATGTGCCGGCCGATGTCGATCGAATTGTAATGCGTTCGCTTGAGATCGACCCGAAAGATCGCCCCGATACGGTGGCAGAATGGATCGCCGAACTAGAAGAAGCTGCCGATGACATAAGCGAAAACAAGCGATCCGGAGGTTCGCGTCTGGTTGTGATGGCTCCTAATGGCTCGGAGGTCTATGTCAACGACGAGCGAAAGGCGAGCGTTGGAAGCTCGGGCCGCGTGGTATTGTCCGACATACCCGTCGGACAGCATATTCTGAGGGTGTCAAAGGCCGGTGAGCGTGATGACGAACGGTTGATCGAGATTCAGGCGGGCGGCAACGAACAGGTCATACAAGCTCAATTGAGGACGCTTCATGGTTCGTCGAGTCAGCCGTCCTCATCCCAGGGGAGCAGTAGCGGATCGCCGGCATCGAGTCTGATGCCCGCAATTGTTGCGTGCTCGAACTGTAATTCCCGATTCGCCGACGGTGTCAAATTTTGCGGAAGATGCGGCGGCGGATCGTTCATTATCGTTAGCCCGGGCGATACACAGTCGAGCTTTCCGTGTCCGCGATGTTCAGCCCGTTTGCCTGAATTTTCGCGATTCTGCGGACGCTGCGGCCTCAATATTACACCTGCAATGATACCTGCCTCGCGGCCTGCGGTGGGCTTTACCTCACAGTTTCAGCCGTCAAGCCCCACGCAGGCCGAACGCCTTTGCCGGCGCTGCGGCAGTGATTATCCCGCACACATAAAATTCTGCGGAAAGTGCGGAATTTCGCTCTGA
- a CDS encoding DUF4190 domain-containing protein, with protein MKQCPRCSKTYTDENLNFCLEDGELLLQMAPQPGAYRDDPPPTVIMNEARVTNPVSWQQPSAPPPAVYQGQQMMGQYPMSMSPNQTLAIVSLCLGIGSITIGWCCYIGVLLSPAALITGFIALSQIKKDPQANGGRGLAIGGIVTGLVYIAIVVLVVILYGAAIFLSILGNM; from the coding sequence ATGAAGCAATGCCCAAGATGTAGCAAAACCTACACTGACGAGAACCTTAACTTTTGTCTCGAGGACGGCGAGTTATTGCTGCAGATGGCTCCTCAGCCCGGTGCCTATCGAGACGATCCGCCCCCGACCGTGATAATGAATGAGGCTCGGGTCACAAATCCCGTCAGTTGGCAGCAGCCGTCCGCACCGCCGCCCGCCGTTTATCAGGGGCAGCAGATGATGGGACAATATCCGATGTCGATGTCGCCGAACCAGACGCTCGCGATCGTTTCACTGTGTCTTGGGATCGGCAGCATTACGATCGGTTGGTGCTGCTACATTGGGGTCCTACTTTCGCCGGCGGCGTTGATCACTGGATTTATTGCCTTGTCCCAGATCAAGAAAGACCCTCAGGCGAACGGAGGCCGCGGCCTCGCGATCGGCGGTATTGTCACCGGACTCGTTTACATCGCTATCGTTGTTCTTGTGGTAATACTATACGGTGCAGCAATATTCCTGAGTATTTTAGGAAATATGTAG
- a CDS encoding protein kinase: MRVSLNVVAGPQTGRSFTFDQHDTFMIGRSEDSQFCLPQDRFFSRHHCLIEIAPPQAFLRDLGSTNGTFVNGLRVDTAHLKSGDRIQGGETVLEVEVLADLDEMGGTPDTFGHTHPSLVSVSCLNCGVPASVEASNADANMTFVCDDCREKLRQNPQPIPNYQMIRIIGQGGMGSVMLGRSEKDGRAVAIKTLLPEVAVSEQSLKRFLREIEVASSLRHPNIVSYIEHGTHNGIVYLVTEFISGMDASRLAKHQGGRLHWREAVRIIEQTLAALEFAHNLGFVHRDIKEQNILIEGTYPNSTAKLTDFGLSKSYKQTGMSGVTMVGDVAGTIAYMPPEQVRDFKEVRPPSDIYALGMTAYSLITAAHALDIGPKAGISETVKAIFEKPIVPLTQRIPDIPLKVAAVIETALAKQVELRWNNAGAMREALLRAASEYN, from the coding sequence ATGCGTGTTAGCCTAAATGTCGTAGCGGGGCCGCAAACCGGACGATCGTTCACATTTGATCAGCACGATACATTCATGATCGGGCGGAGCGAAGATTCACAGTTCTGTCTGCCGCAGGATCGCTTCTTCTCTCGCCATCATTGTCTCATTGAGATCGCTCCTCCGCAGGCATTTCTTCGAGATCTGGGGTCGACAAACGGAACGTTCGTAAACGGTCTGCGTGTCGATACGGCTCACTTGAAGAGCGGCGACCGCATACAGGGCGGCGAAACGGTCCTCGAGGTGGAAGTGCTCGCAGATCTTGATGAAATGGGCGGCACTCCCGACACATTCGGGCATACACATCCGTCCCTCGTCTCGGTTTCGTGTCTCAATTGCGGTGTGCCGGCTAGCGTTGAAGCATCGAACGCCGACGCGAATATGACGTTCGTCTGCGACGATTGCCGCGAAAAGCTTCGTCAAAATCCGCAGCCGATACCGAACTATCAGATGATCCGTATCATCGGCCAAGGCGGGATGGGTAGCGTCATGCTAGGCCGCTCGGAAAAGGATGGACGTGCAGTTGCGATCAAGACCTTATTGCCCGAGGTCGCGGTGAGCGAACAGTCGCTCAAGCGATTTCTTCGAGAGATCGAGGTCGCATCGTCGCTTCGCCATCCGAACATCGTCAGCTATATCGAGCACGGTACGCACAATGGCATTGTCTATCTTGTCACCGAATTTATCAGCGGGATGGACGCCTCACGGCTCGCCAAGCACCAGGGCGGCCGCCTGCATTGGCGTGAGGCCGTGAGGATAATCGAGCAGACGCTCGCGGCCTTAGAATTCGCCCACAACCTCGGTTTCGTCCATCGCGACATCAAGGAACAGAACATCCTGATCGAGGGAACTTATCCCAATTCGACTGCGAAACTTACGGATTTTGGCCTCTCAAAGAGCTATAAACAGACCGGTATGAGCGGCGTCACGATGGTCGGTGACGTTGCGGGAACGATCGCATACATGCCGCCCGAACAGGTTCGTGATTTTAAGGAGGTTCGTCCGCCGTCCGATATTTACGCGCTTGGAATGACTGCCTACAGCCTTATAACGGCTGCTCATGCTCTCGATATCGGCCCCAAAGCCGGTATTTCCGAGACGGTTAAAGCGATCTTTGAAAAGCCGATAGTTCCTCTCACGCAGCGTATCCCCGATATCCCTCTAAAGGTCGCCGCTGTTATCGAGACTGCACTTGCCAAGCAGGTAGAACTCCGCTGGAATAACGCCGGAGCAATGCGAGAGGCATTGCTTCGAGCAGCCTCCGAATATAATTAA
- a CDS encoding MFS transporter, protein MTEQAEKTPLYSWYALALLMVIYVLNFLDRTIIYILFPLIKKEMEFSDTQLALLGTTSFVIFYTILGIPFGRIADRGSRSKIIAIGVIVWSLFSGLTAFANDFWTLFACRLMVGVGEATLGPAAISLLADYFPPARRATVTSIYSMGIAIGAGMAALLGGSLSQFGWRTAFMLIGFPGIVFGMLAFVLKEPSRTIAAANDVNYSPTDWKRLLKTRSSFSFVLVTLCSASRQTVSLSGEPYSSRECIRSIFLPTASGQE, encoded by the coding sequence ATGACAGAACAAGCCGAAAAAACTCCGCTATATTCCTGGTATGCATTGGCCCTGCTAATGGTGATCTACGTGTTGAATTTTCTCGACAGGACGATCATCTACATCCTGTTTCCATTGATAAAAAAGGAGATGGAGTTCAGCGACACGCAACTCGCGTTACTTGGGACAACGTCGTTTGTGATCTTTTACACGATTCTCGGCATTCCATTCGGACGTATCGCGGACCGAGGTTCGCGGAGCAAGATAATTGCGATCGGAGTAATAGTTTGGAGTTTGTTCTCGGGCCTGACAGCGTTTGCGAATGATTTCTGGACGTTGTTTGCTTGCCGGTTGATGGTCGGCGTCGGCGAAGCGACTCTAGGACCGGCGGCGATATCGCTGCTCGCTGACTATTTCCCGCCGGCACGTCGTGCGACAGTAACGAGCATTTACTCGATGGGCATCGCTATCGGCGCAGGAATGGCGGCTTTGCTCGGCGGCAGTTTAAGCCAATTCGGCTGGCGTACTGCATTTATGCTGATCGGATTTCCGGGAATAGTGTTCGGCATGCTGGCATTCGTGCTGAAGGAGCCGTCACGAACCATCGCGGCCGCAAACGACGTCAATTACTCGCCGACCGATTGGAAACGGCTGCTCAAAACCCGATCTTCATTCTCCTTTGTCTTGGTTACTCTCTGTTCGGCCTCGCGACAAACAGTATCTCTATCTGGGGAGCCGTATTCATCTCGCGAGTGCATACGATCGATATTCCTACCTACGGCTTCTGGGCAGGAGTGA
- a CDS encoding MaoC family dehydratase: MELKIGDQFSTSREVTDEVIRKFAEVSGDFNPIHLDDEFAKTTRFGKRIAHGMLSGAFISAVLGNEFRERKIVYLSQTMKFVAPVFIGDIVTATGTITNIREDKNIVTLETICSNQNGEMLVKGEAAVMILP; the protein is encoded by the coding sequence ATGGAATTGAAAATAGGTGATCAATTTTCGACCTCACGTGAGGTTACGGACGAGGTGATACGAAAATTTGCCGAGGTCTCGGGCGATTTTAATCCGATACATCTTGATGATGAGTTTGCGAAAACGACGCGTTTCGGCAAGCGGATCGCTCACGGTATGCTGAGTGGGGCTTTTATCTCGGCCGTACTAGGCAATGAGTTTCGTGAGCGAAAGATCGTGTATCTTTCGCAGACGATGAAGTTTGTCGCACCTGTGTTCATTGGCGATATCGTTACGGCAACGGGGACGATCACGAATATTCGCGAAGACAAGAATATCGTCACGCTAGAGACGATCTGCTCAAATCAAAACGGCGAAATGCTGGTCAAAGGCGAAGCAGCGGTGATGATACTTCCCTAG
- a CDS encoding alpha/beta fold hydrolase, giving the protein MRNRTNFIGIAFVLLAFSTAAFSQALPDKSVIVFGAKINYIETGDATKPTVIFLHGLGGSVANWQTNTAAFAQNYRVIAIDQVGFGKSDKPSLKYRVGTFVDFLDKFMSELKIEKASLVGNSMGGWVAAMMAIKYPNRVEKIVLADAAGIVPANFSNEQIYQLNNSTRDEIRGNMKLIFANPMLQNNEALVDTFMTARVMAGDGGTINSIIESIKRKEDFLNDRLGEIKKPTLIIWGKQDGLLPVADATTFKNGIAGSELVIFDQCGHVPQFEKAADFNKAVLEFLGRK; this is encoded by the coding sequence ATGAGAAACAGAACTAATTTTATCGGAATAGCATTTGTCCTCTTAGCGTTTTCAACGGCCGCTTTTTCGCAAGCATTGCCGGACAAATCAGTTATCGTTTTCGGTGCGAAGATCAATTATATCGAGACTGGCGATGCGACAAAGCCGACGGTGATCTTCCTTCACGGCCTCGGCGGCAGCGTGGCCAATTGGCAGACGAATACGGCAGCATTTGCCCAAAACTATCGTGTGATCGCGATCGATCAGGTCGGTTTCGGCAAGTCGGACAAGCCTAGTCTGAAGTACCGTGTCGGAACTTTTGTCGATTTTCTCGACAAATTTATGAGTGAACTGAAGATCGAAAAGGCCTCGCTGGTCGGTAATTCGATGGGCGGCTGGGTCGCCGCGATGATGGCGATAAAATATCCGAATCGCGTCGAAAAGATCGTGCTGGCAGATGCCGCAGGCATAGTTCCTGCGAACTTTTCGAACGAGCAGATCTACCAGTTGAACAATTCGACCCGCGACGAGATCCGGGGAAATATGAAGCTAATATTCGCAAATCCTATGCTGCAGAACAACGAAGCTCTCGTCGATACGTTTATGACTGCACGCGTCATGGCGGGCGACGGCGGCACGATTAACAGCATCATCGAATCCATAAAGCGAAAAGAGGATTTTCTAAACGACCGCCTCGGCGAGATCAAAAAGCCGACACTGATCATATGGGGCAAGCAGGACGGCCTTTTGCCGGTCGCGGATGCGACGACATTCAAAAATGGCATCGCAGGATCGGAACTTGTGATATTCGACCAATGCGGGCATGTGCCGCAATTTGAAAAAGCAGCGGACTTTAATAAGGCAGTGTTGGAATTTCTGGGGAGGAAGTAA
- a CDS encoding long-chain fatty acid--CoA ligase, with product MQFPNIYSLFRAQCEKYRERDVFYTRDGDGWSAQTWGEFEDKVHDLACALLAKGLTEGASVAILAGNVPEWTICDIAAIAAGGVGVGIYPTSSAEQAHFIINHSDAEFVVVDTVEQLRKLDGVGMPKVREVFLIESVDDIDTLPTGRVSAFYLTLALGRSKREEFMPRVEELGFGATSVDTAIMVYTSGTTGEPKGAMLSHKYVLNSVESLRRSVPIFETDVALSYLPGCHVAERISGIYNRLYSGTAAYFVDDLSKLYAYMFEVKPTVFASLPRFFEKIHAKVAADPEAGKEALKAAFGGNVRLLTSGGAPLPLEIADFYARHELPILQAYGLTENICVAFNTVDEHKFGTVGKPMPMCEVRIAEDGEILVRSDMMFSGYFKEPEKTAEMFDADGWLETGDLGELDEDGFLKITGRKKEIIVLSNGKNVAPALIENFVKESHLISHCFLFGDGRSYCVALITINVNEAASMCREQIEGLVDQAVAAANARVSSSEQIKQFVILDSDFSAERDEITPTMKLKRNVIAANHKDLLEKMYEKQN from the coding sequence ATGCAGTTCCCTAATATTTACAGCCTGTTCCGTGCCCAATGCGAAAAATACCGCGAGCGGGACGTGTTCTACACACGCGACGGCGACGGCTGGTCGGCACAGACCTGGGGCGAATTTGAGGACAAGGTTCACGATCTAGCTTGTGCATTGCTAGCCAAAGGCCTGACGGAAGGTGCGAGTGTCGCGATCCTTGCCGGAAATGTGCCGGAATGGACGATCTGCGACATAGCCGCCATCGCTGCCGGCGGCGTCGGGGTCGGGATCTATCCGACGAGTTCGGCGGAACAAGCTCATTTCATCATCAACCATTCGGACGCTGAGTTTGTTGTGGTTGACACGGTCGAGCAGCTTCGCAAGCTTGACGGCGTTGGTATGCCAAAGGTTCGAGAGGTGTTCCTGATCGAGTCCGTCGATGATATTGATACACTCCCTACCGGTCGCGTTTCCGCCTTTTATTTGACGCTCGCATTAGGACGGTCAAAACGCGAAGAATTCATGCCTCGTGTCGAAGAGTTGGGTTTTGGCGCGACGAGCGTTGACACGGCGATCATGGTCTACACCTCGGGCACGACCGGCGAGCCGAAAGGGGCGATGTTGTCGCATAAGTATGTGTTGAACAGCGTCGAGTCGCTGCGGCGGTCGGTGCCTATATTTGAGACGGACGTTGCTCTTTCTTATTTGCCTGGATGCCATGTGGCGGAGCGAATATCGGGCATTTACAACAGGCTTTACAGTGGAACGGCAGCTTATTTTGTGGACGATCTGAGCAAACTGTATGCGTACATGTTTGAGGTCAAGCCGACTGTGTTCGCTTCCCTACCGAGATTCTTCGAAAAGATCCATGCAAAGGTCGCAGCCGATCCTGAGGCCGGAAAGGAAGCATTGAAAGCCGCGTTCGGCGGCAATGTCCGGCTACTGACTTCGGGCGGAGCACCGCTGCCGCTGGAGATCGCGGACTTTTATGCACGACACGAACTGCCGATATTGCAGGCGTACGGGCTAACGGAAAATATATGCGTCGCATTCAACACCGTCGACGAACACAAATTCGGAACCGTCGGCAAACCGATGCCGATGTGCGAGGTTCGGATCGCAGAGGATGGTGAGATACTGGTCCGAAGCGACATGATGTTTTCGGGTTACTTTAAGGAGCCTGAAAAGACGGCGGAGATGTTCGACGCCGACGGCTGGCTGGAAACCGGCGATCTCGGCGAGCTCGATGAAGACGGATTTCTTAAGATCACAGGCCGAAAAAAGGAGATCATTGTTCTCTCGAATGGCAAGAATGTGGCCCCGGCACTCATCGAGAATTTCGTCAAGGAATCGCACCTGATCAGCCATTGTTTCCTATTTGGCGACGGACGAAGCTATTGTGTGGCATTGATAACGATCAATGTGAACGAGGCTGCGTCGATGTGCCGTGAACAGATCGAAGGGCTCGTTGATCAAGCAGTTGCAGCCGCAAATGCGCGTGTTTCGAGCTCGGAACAGATCAAGCAGTTCGTTATACTCGACAGCGACTTCTCTGCCGAGCGTGACGAGATCACACCGACAATGAAATTAAAGCGAAACGTCATCGCGGCTAACCACAAAGATCTTTTGGAGAAGATGTATGAGAAACAGAACTAA
- a CDS encoding ketoacyl-ACP synthase III encodes MRDARIIGTGVYVPEKVLTNADLSVMLGQDIDEFVTNIVGIRERHIAADDESTADLATNAAFAALADAGIDASELDLILLATDTPEYVSPATSVVIQERIGAVNAGTFDINCACAGFVTTLDTAYKYIIADRSYKNVLVIGCYAMSKFIDWKDKKTSTLFADGAGAMVLRAVEGEEHFLASKLVADGSYHDFMGIFAGGTKNPITQAVLDGGNFNHLRFAKKYPAEVNIYGWPKIVDEVLEKADMTRSDVDLYLWTQVNLSTIKLVMENMEIPYEKTHTIMYKWGYTGSACIPMVFHDALAARKLKRGDTVVLCASGGGLNMACLAMKY; translated from the coding sequence ATGAGAGACGCGAGAATCATAGGAACGGGCGTGTACGTGCCGGAAAAGGTGCTGACCAACGCCGATCTGAGTGTGATGCTCGGGCAGGACATCGACGAATTTGTAACAAATATCGTCGGCATTCGCGAGCGGCATATCGCCGCGGACGACGAAAGTACGGCGGACCTTGCGACAAACGCCGCGTTTGCCGCTCTTGCCGACGCCGGGATCGATGCTTCGGAGCTTGATCTGATACTGCTCGCGACCGACACACCCGAATACGTTTCGCCGGCGACGTCTGTCGTTATACAGGAGCGTATCGGCGCCGTGAACGCCGGGACGTTTGACATAAACTGTGCGTGTGCAGGGTTTGTTACCACGCTTGATACGGCGTACAAATACATCATCGCAGACCGAAGTTATAAGAATGTGCTCGTGATCGGATGCTACGCGATGAGCAAATTCATCGACTGGAAAGACAAAAAGACCTCGACGCTCTTTGCCGACGGAGCCGGAGCGATGGTTTTACGTGCGGTCGAGGGAGAAGAGCATTTTCTGGCTTCAAAGCTCGTCGCCGACGGCAGCTATCACGATTTTATGGGCATTTTTGCCGGCGGGACAAAAAACCCGATCACGCAGGCTGTTCTAGACGGCGGCAATTTCAATCATTTGCGTTTTGCCAAGAAATATCCGGCAGAGGTCAACATCTATGGCTGGCCGAAGATCGTTGACGAGGTTCTGGAAAAGGCGGATATGACGCGCTCGGACGTTGACCTATATCTCTGGACGCAGGTCAATTTGTCCACGATTAAGCTCGTGATGGAAAATATGGAGATCCCGTACGAGAAGACGCATACGATAATGTATAAATGGGGATATACAGGTTCGGCGTGTATTCCGATGGTCTTTCACGACGCGTTGGCCGCCCGCAAACTGAAACGCGGCGACACGGTTGTTCTATGCGCTTCAGGCGGCGGCCTCAATATGGCGTGTTTGGCGATGAAGTATTAG
- a CDS encoding alpha/beta hydrolase, producing MKVDVSGAQIYCESAGEGEAVVLVPGFASGMWSWAWQTNALAEYFRVITFDPRGLSGSTDDGSRPLSIEFIADDVAAVLDALEIDKAHILGLSFGGFVAQEFTLKYPDRVKKLVLASTSFGGVNHVSSSQKVLTAFSSTEGLNSGDRIRQYLTVSFSPDFAVSDPETVEEFCRLREENFVPEDVYLGQLRSAFAFDAESRLPQIEAETLVVTGDVDTIVPMQNSQNLAAAIPNAELVVIEGGSHMAFVSQADKFNAIVRDFLKRS from the coding sequence ATGAAAGTAGATGTTAGCGGCGCACAAATATACTGTGAGTCGGCCGGCGAGGGTGAAGCTGTCGTACTCGTGCCGGGATTTGCATCGGGCATGTGGAGTTGGGCGTGGCAGACAAATGCCCTCGCCGAGTATTTCCGCGTGATCACATTCGATCCGCGTGGGCTCTCCGGATCGACCGACGATGGTTCACGACCACTCTCGATCGAGTTCATCGCAGACGACGTGGCGGCTGTGCTTGACGCCCTGGAGATAGACAAGGCGCATATACTCGGATTGTCGTTCGGCGGATTTGTCGCACAGGAATTCACACTTAAATATCCTGATCGAGTGAAAAAGCTAGTACTGGCGTCGACGAGTTTCGGCGGTGTGAATCACGTTTCGTCTTCGCAAAAGGTCCTGACGGCGTTCTCGTCGACCGAAGGCCTGAATTCGGGCGATCGCATCAGGCAGTATCTCACTGTCTCGTTTTCGCCGGATTTTGCAGTTTCGGACCCTGAAACGGTTGAGGAATTTTGCCGCTTACGCGAGGAGAATTTCGTACCTGAAGATGTCTATCTCGGCCAGCTTCGTTCTGCATTTGCATTTGACGCCGAATCACGTTTGCCGCAGATCGAGGCCGAGACATTGGTAGTAACGGGCGATGTCGATACGATCGTTCCAATGCAGAATTCGCAAAATCTGGCCGCAGCAATACCGAATGCCGAACTTGTTGTTATCGAAGGCGGCAGCCATATGGCGTTTGTTTCGCAGGCCGACAAATTTAACGCGATCGTGCGGGACTTCTTAAAAAGATCATGA